Proteins from a genomic interval of Dehalococcoidia bacterium:
- the hisC gene encoding histidinol-phosphate transaminase, which yields MTQTQLDLARLMRPHLRAAEPYHPVPSLAALSAELGIPADQIAKLDANENPYGPSPRVLEALAAYRGYHLYPDPLHNDLRRAVADYLGTAPERVVLGAGADELIDLLCRLFLAAEDEAIDLVPTFGMYRFSIENAGAVYRPVARRPDFTVDVAAVRAAITPRTKLIWVAAPNNPTGTPLDRASAVALAELGVPLVIDEAYAEFSGTTLLDLTARYDHVFLLRTFSKWAGLAGLRVGYGVFPPVVAETLLRIKPPYNVNVAAAVAARAALDDADYRARTIGALLAERARVAATLAACPYLRPVESAANFIFCSVVGASARALRDALRRRGVLVRYYDTPLLANALRVSVGRPEDTDRLAAALATILPEEVAA from the coding sequence GTGACCCAGACCCAGCTTGACCTCGCGCGGCTGATGCGCCCGCACTTGCGCGCGGCAGAGCCGTATCATCCGGTGCCTTCGCTCGCCGCGCTCAGCGCTGAGCTGGGCATTCCTGCCGACCAGATCGCGAAGCTCGACGCGAACGAAAATCCGTACGGGCCGTCGCCGCGCGTGCTCGAAGCGCTCGCGGCCTACCGCGGCTACCACCTCTACCCCGACCCGCTCCATAACGACCTGCGGCGGGCGGTCGCTGACTACCTCGGAACGGCGCCGGAGCGGGTCGTGTTGGGCGCCGGCGCCGACGAACTGATCGATCTCCTCTGCCGGCTCTTTCTCGCTGCCGAGGACGAGGCGATTGATCTAGTGCCGACCTTCGGAATGTACCGCTTCTCGATCGAGAATGCCGGCGCGGTCTACCGCCCGGTCGCGCGGCGCCCGGATTTCACTGTCGACGTGGCGGCGGTTCGCGCTGCCATCACGCCGCGCACTAAGCTGATCTGGGTCGCCGCGCCGAACAACCCGACCGGCACGCCCCTCGATCGCGCGAGCGCGGTGGCGCTGGCTGAGCTGGGCGTCCCTCTCGTGATCGATGAGGCATACGCCGAGTTCAGCGGCACAACGCTGCTCGACCTGACCGCGCGCTACGACCACGTCTTCCTCTTGCGCACCTTCAGCAAGTGGGCGGGCTTGGCAGGCCTTCGGGTCGGCTACGGCGTCTTCCCGCCGGTCGTTGCTGAGACCCTGCTGCGGATCAAACCGCCCTACAACGTCAATGTGGCGGCGGCGGTGGCTGCCCGTGCTGCCCTCGACGATGCCGACTATCGTGCCCGGACGATCGGCGCTCTGCTCGCCGAGCGCGCCCGCGTGGCCGCCACCCTCGCCGCCTGCCCCTATCTTCGTCCGGTCGAGAGCGCGGCGAATTTCATCTTCTGTTCTGTCGTCGGCGCCAGCGCGCGCGCCTTGCGCGATGCGCTGCGTCGTCGGGGGGTGCTTGTCCGGTATTACGATACCCCCTTGCTCGCGAATGCGCTCCGGGTGAGCGTAGGGCGGCCTGAAGATACCGACCGGCTGGCAGCCGCGCTCGCGACCATCCTGCCGGAGGAGGTTGCCGCCTGA
- a CDS encoding SH3 domain-containing protein, with product MLLFDLTASGALARIAGPDSTQYGWAMHEFALREAPRMTSPRVQMVRPGTRLKLIDSAGGEILDPSGPSPSKWYLVKPADGGEAGWVYSGWIRR from the coding sequence GTGCTCCTTTTCGATCTCACCGCCTCCGGCGCCCTTGCCCGCATCGCCGGCCCAGACTCGACTCAATACGGATGGGCGATGCACGAATTTGCGCTGCGCGAAGCGCCGCGGATGACCTCGCCCCGGGTGCAGATGGTGCGTCCGGGCACGCGGCTGAAGCTGATCGACAGCGCCGGAGGCGAGATCCTCGACCCAAGCGGGCCTTCTCCCTCGAAATGGTATCTCGTCAAACCTGCCGATGGCGGCGAGGCGGGCTGGGTCTACTCCGGCTGGATCCGCCGCTAG
- a CDS encoding alpha/beta hydrolase: MNLLAPIERDFFVNGLKLHLLDWGGEEREPLLLLHGFASHAHAWDTLAIALQPHFRVLALDQRGHGDSDPADQYGPTFTASDIDGILDQLGIERLILIGLSMGGRNAMYYAATRPHRVTRLVVIDIGPEVSRRASEMAGPPEPETWESIEHAARHLHRSNPYPGIHYFRWVVSHSLKRREDGALVWKWSPTIRQRSGIGAEIDWWQIVRDIQAPTLILRGAFSPVLDAEVAERMAAELRDGRYVEIPESFHTLHEDNPEAVQTALEDFLGFRGVR; encoded by the coding sequence GTGAACCTCCTCGCGCCGATTGAGCGCGATTTTTTCGTCAACGGCCTGAAGCTCCACCTCCTTGATTGGGGAGGAGAGGAGCGGGAGCCGCTCCTTCTCCTTCACGGGTTCGCTTCCCATGCCCATGCGTGGGATACCTTAGCGATCGCGCTTCAGCCGCATTTTCGTGTTCTGGCGCTGGATCAGCGCGGCCATGGGGACAGCGACCCGGCCGATCAGTACGGTCCGACATTCACGGCGAGCGACATTGATGGCATTCTCGACCAGCTCGGGATCGAGCGGCTGATCCTGATCGGGCTGTCAATGGGCGGACGCAATGCGATGTATTACGCTGCGACCCGGCCTCATCGAGTGACGCGGCTTGTGGTGATCGATATCGGTCCGGAAGTGAGCCGCCGAGCGAGCGAAATGGCGGGACCGCCCGAGCCGGAGACGTGGGAGAGCATTGAGCATGCTGCTCGTCATCTCCATCGGAGCAATCCCTATCCGGGCATCCATTATTTCCGCTGGGTTGTCTCCCACAGCTTGAAGCGGCGCGAAGACGGCGCGCTTGTCTGGAAGTGGAGCCCGACGATCCGTCAGCGCTCTGGCATCGGCGCCGAGATCGACTGGTGGCAGATCGTGCGCGACATTCAAGCGCCGACCCTCATCCTGCGCGGCGCATTCAGCCCGGTGCTCGACGCCGAGGTCGCGGAGCGGATGGCGGCGGAGCTGCGCGACGGCCGGTACGTTGAGATCCCCGAGTCATTCCACACGCTGCACGAGGACAATCCCGAGGCGGTTCAAACCGCTCTCGAGGATTTCCTCGGCTTCCGAGGGGTGCGCTGA
- the hisB gene encoding imidazoleglycerol-phosphate dehydratase HisB, which yields MSAPRRVAERRRTTAETTVEVRLDLDGGGHADIATGIGFLDHMLAQLARHSGIDMTIRASGDLHVDAHHTVEDVAIVLGQALLEAAGDRKGIRRMGHSIMPMDECLVLVAVDLGGRGKAVIDLPFATDRLGSLPTDLIPHFLESFAAEGRFNLHCRLLVPGNDHHRAEAAFKGLARALSDALTEDPRRAGALPSTKEYLEA from the coding sequence ATGAGTGCGCCGCGCCGAGTGGCAGAACGCCGCCGAACGACGGCCGAGACGACTGTCGAAGTGCGCCTCGATCTTGATGGCGGCGGCCATGCCGACATTGCAACTGGCATCGGTTTTCTTGATCACATGCTCGCCCAGCTTGCGCGGCACAGCGGCATCGATATGACGATCCGCGCCTCGGGCGACCTTCACGTCGATGCGCATCACACAGTCGAGGATGTCGCGATTGTGCTTGGGCAGGCCCTCCTTGAGGCGGCAGGCGACCGCAAAGGGATTCGCCGCATGGGCCACAGCATCATGCCGATGGATGAGTGCTTAGTCCTCGTTGCGGTTGATCTGGGCGGCCGAGGCAAGGCAGTGATCGACCTGCCGTTCGCGACGGACCGGCTGGGGTCGCTGCCGACCGACCTGATCCCGCATTTTCTCGAGAGCTTCGCCGCTGAGGGGCGCTTCAATCTCCACTGTCGGCTGCTTGTCCCCGGCAATGACCATCACCGGGCAGAGGCGGCGTTCAAAGGCCTCGCGCGCGCGCTCTCCGACGCTCTGACCGAAGATCCGCGGCGCGCTGGCGCGCTGCCCTCGACAAAGGAGTACCTCGAGGCCTAG
- a CDS encoding enoyl-CoA hydratase yields MNADALAATDEVLLAEDGPIATITLNRPAARNAMNRAMYRLLRALFEALNERADIRVVVLTGAGDKAFAAGADIAEFASLRTEADVLAYEQEVEGMLDALERLAKPVIAKIRGVATGGGCSLAAACDLRIAADDAQVGIPIARTLGNCLPLGNLSRLVDLIGPAHAKALLFTGRLLSAQEALAAGFLTEVTRPDDLDRRVDALARELAGHAPRTLQATKEGIRRLAAARRAVDGRDLLFFCYLSEDFREGVRAFLEKRRPVWTGR; encoded by the coding sequence GTGAATGCAGATGCGCTCGCGGCGACCGACGAGGTTCTCCTCGCCGAGGATGGCCCTATTGCCACAATCACGCTGAACCGCCCGGCAGCGCGGAATGCCATGAACCGCGCGATGTATCGGCTCTTGCGTGCGCTGTTCGAGGCGCTCAATGAGCGCGCTGATATTCGGGTCGTCGTTCTCACTGGCGCGGGCGACAAAGCGTTTGCGGCGGGGGCGGATATCGCCGAGTTCGCTTCCCTGCGCACCGAGGCGGATGTCCTCGCCTATGAGCAGGAGGTAGAAGGCATGCTCGATGCGCTGGAGCGGCTCGCCAAGCCGGTGATCGCCAAGATCCGCGGCGTCGCGACCGGCGGGGGCTGTTCGTTGGCCGCTGCCTGCGACCTGCGCATCGCTGCTGATGATGCCCAGGTCGGCATTCCAATCGCCCGCACGCTCGGCAACTGCCTCCCCTTGGGCAACCTCTCGCGGCTGGTTGACCTTATCGGGCCAGCCCATGCCAAGGCGCTCCTCTTCACCGGACGGCTGCTCTCCGCCCAAGAGGCGCTCGCCGCCGGTTTTTTGACGGAAGTGACCCGGCCCGATGACCTTGACCGCCGCGTTGATGCGCTTGCGCGGGAGCTTGCCGGGCATGCGCCCCGCACCTTGCAGGCGACCAAAGAAGGAATCCGCCGGCTTGCGGCGGCGCGTCGGGCGGTCGACGGCCGTGACTTGCTCTTCTTCTGCTATCTGAGCGAAGATTTTCGTGAAGGAGTTCGGGCTTTTCTCGAAAAGCGCCGTCCCGTCTGGACAGGCCGATGA
- a CDS encoding glycosyltransferase 87 family protein, with protein MRPTEALYGEGIVLSQALAVAAGQPLYPPLGQPPYAVTAYTPLYYLIVALLSALTGPSLVPGRLLSLAAFALAAFCIALAVRRQTTWAWGMLAAFAFLAQPAATEWIGLHRVDSLALALSLAGLVVGARGRLLPAAALLLLSVMTKQTYLAAPAAIVAWLMLERRWRDAALFFGAFISPLATIVLTLDWTTGGNFLRHIVWANLNPYSASLVLDWIGWATTVAGPLFITGLVGLLVLPRSWLLWKLYFVFTTPNVVALGKDGASFNYWLEPLAAASLLAGGTLALLFATRPRFALAGAAAVFLVIAPSATSAAETVRRGPALAAADRPAVEWAIQAAREAPGDVLSEDLAITALAGKPLAFEYVIFSILWNEGRWREDELVADLDAGRYPRLILLGDDDPLAGDCLCMPPPVWEALRANYRKVDQAGRYVLYEFVGRAGYTARANGAAEEAAEDEYDQ; from the coding sequence ATGCGCCCCACTGAGGCGCTGTACGGCGAAGGGATTGTCCTCTCCCAAGCGCTCGCCGTTGCCGCCGGCCAGCCCCTCTATCCCCCGCTCGGGCAGCCGCCGTATGCCGTGACCGCCTATACCCCGCTGTACTACCTGATCGTCGCCCTGCTCTCCGCTCTTACCGGTCCTTCGCTCGTCCCTGGTCGGCTGCTCTCGTTGGCGGCCTTCGCGCTTGCAGCGTTCTGCATTGCTCTCGCGGTGCGGCGCCAAACGACGTGGGCGTGGGGGATGCTGGCAGCCTTCGCCTTCCTCGCGCAGCCTGCCGCGACCGAGTGGATCGGGCTGCATCGGGTAGATAGCCTCGCCCTTGCTCTCTCGCTCGCCGGGCTCGTCGTCGGGGCCCGGGGCCGCCTCCTTCCCGCGGCGGCGCTCCTGCTGCTCTCCGTGATGACGAAACAGACCTATCTTGCTGCTCCGGCGGCGATCGTTGCTTGGCTGATGCTGGAACGGCGCTGGCGCGACGCCGCGCTCTTCTTTGGCGCGTTCATTTCCCCGCTCGCGACGATTGTGCTCACCCTCGACTGGACAACGGGCGGCAATTTTCTCCGCCATATTGTCTGGGCGAACCTGAATCCCTACTCCGCAAGCCTCGTTCTCGACTGGATCGGCTGGGCGACGACCGTCGCCGGGCCGCTCTTCATCACTGGACTTGTCGGGCTCCTCGTCCTGCCGCGCTCGTGGCTGCTCTGGAAGCTGTACTTCGTTTTCACCACACCGAACGTGGTGGCGCTTGGCAAAGACGGTGCTTCGTTCAACTACTGGCTCGAGCCGCTGGCAGCGGCGTCCCTGCTCGCGGGCGGGACCCTCGCGCTGCTCTTCGCAACTCGGCCGCGGTTCGCGCTCGCCGGCGCGGCGGCGGTCTTCCTCGTCATCGCTCCGTCGGCGACGTCGGCCGCTGAAACAGTGCGGCGCGGTCCTGCGCTCGCGGCGGCGGACCGTCCCGCGGTCGAATGGGCAATCCAAGCGGCCCGCGAAGCGCCAGGGGATGTTTTGAGCGAGGACCTCGCGATCACGGCGCTCGCCGGCAAGCCCCTCGCCTTTGAGTATGTCATCTTCTCGATCCTGTGGAACGAAGGGCGCTGGCGGGAGGACGAGCTGGTCGCCGACCTCGACGCGGGACGCTACCCGCGCCTCATCCTGCTCGGCGATGACGACCCGCTCGCCGGCGACTGTCTCTGCATGCCGCCGCCGGTCTGGGAAGCGCTCCGGGCGAACTATCGAAAGGTCGACCAGGCAGGGCGCTACGTGCTCTACGAGTTTGTCGGCCGGGCCGGCTATACTGCTCGAGCGAACGGCGCCGCTGAAGAGGCGGCCGAGGATGAGTACGACCAGTGA
- the ssb gene encoding single-stranded DNA-binding protein, translating to MAGLCKVMIIGNLGKDPELRYTPAGKPVTTFNVAVNRLATGADGERREETEWFQVVTFSKLAERCDQQLTKGQRVYVEGKLQTRTWAGPDGQARKVLEVVATDVIFLGQRRPPLSSGEFPSGDDADADESDY from the coding sequence ATGGCTGGGCTCTGTAAAGTGATGATCATCGGGAATCTCGGGAAGGACCCGGAGCTTCGCTATACGCCGGCAGGCAAGCCGGTAACAACGTTCAATGTAGCCGTCAATCGGCTGGCGACGGGAGCTGACGGCGAGCGGCGCGAAGAGACCGAATGGTTTCAAGTGGTAACGTTCAGCAAACTTGCTGAGCGCTGCGACCAGCAGCTGACGAAAGGACAGCGGGTCTACGTTGAAGGCAAGCTCCAAACTCGGACCTGGGCGGGACCTGATGGCCAAGCGCGCAAGGTGCTCGAGGTGGTGGCGACCGATGTGATCTTTCTCGGCCAGCGGCGCCCGCCTCTCAGCAGCGGGGAGTTCCCGTCTGGAGACGACGCCGACGCCGACGAGAGTGACTACTAA
- a CDS encoding SurA N-terminal domain-containing protein, which produces MQPTPTSSGFLSRLRNLFRRPEATKRRGNRYASRWERERRLQQLAIALSVVAILLVVAIPLFGYYREVVARGQEEIARVNGVGFKMDDYIRQLRYRQRQIDSQADLFNQFGGQQFAQQIASQRSVLPTQIVFDWVDDELVRQLAPKMGIVVTPEEVDAQLRKDLEPLPAPTPEPTMGPADPFATPTPQPTPTPVPAPFEERYRNVLSFSGLSDAEYREQVRTRLLRQKLEEKLKAEVPTSAEQVHLRGILLSQESEAREVLEQLRNGGSWEQLAAEKSLDSMSRDKAGDLGWVARGVKDLDFDKAAFGLTGSGIEGPFSTRLGYWVLQRLDGPQVRELDSETLETIRGNAFSRWLDEQKKNGQNVIEYRITSDRQLWAQDRIEKEKTAQQRRLAQQNR; this is translated from the coding sequence GTGCAACCGACACCGACCTCCTCCGGGTTCCTCAGCCGCCTTCGTAACCTCTTTCGCCGCCCCGAGGCGACAAAACGTCGGGGCAATCGGTACGCCTCCCGGTGGGAGCGCGAGCGACGGCTGCAGCAGCTTGCGATCGCTCTCAGCGTCGTCGCCATCCTCCTGGTGGTCGCGATCCCGCTTTTCGGCTACTACCGCGAAGTAGTCGCCCGGGGCCAAGAAGAGATCGCGCGGGTCAACGGGGTCGGCTTCAAGATGGATGACTACATCCGCCAGCTTCGCTACCGCCAGCGGCAGATCGACTCGCAGGCCGACCTGTTCAATCAGTTCGGGGGGCAGCAGTTTGCGCAGCAGATCGCGAGCCAGCGCTCAGTGCTGCCGACGCAGATCGTCTTCGACTGGGTCGATGATGAACTGGTGCGCCAGCTTGCGCCGAAGATGGGCATCGTCGTCACGCCGGAAGAGGTTGATGCGCAGCTGCGCAAAGACCTCGAACCGCTTCCCGCCCCAACCCCTGAGCCGACGATGGGGCCGGCCGACCCGTTCGCGACGCCGACACCGCAGCCCACTCCGACGCCGGTCCCGGCCCCCTTTGAGGAGCGGTACCGCAACGTTCTCTCCTTCTCGGGCCTGTCGGACGCCGAGTATCGCGAGCAAGTACGGACCCGCCTGTTGCGCCAGAAACTCGAAGAGAAGCTGAAAGCCGAGGTGCCGACCAGCGCCGAGCAGGTGCATCTCCGCGGCATTCTCCTCTCGCAGGAGTCGGAGGCGCGGGAGGTGCTCGAGCAGCTCCGAAACGGCGGGTCGTGGGAACAGCTTGCCGCGGAGAAATCGCTCGACTCGATGTCGCGCGACAAAGCCGGCGACCTGGGCTGGGTGGCCCGCGGGGTCAAAGACCTCGATTTCGATAAAGCAGCCTTCGGTTTGACTGGCTCTGGCATCGAAGGCCCCTTCAGCACGCGCTTGGGCTACTGGGTGCTCCAGCGGCTGGACGGACCGCAAGTCCGCGAACTCGACAGCGAGACCCTCGAGACCATACGGGGCAATGCCTTCTCCCGCTGGCTCGATGAGCAGAAGAAGAACGGTCAGAATGTGATCGAATATCGGATCACCTCTGATCGCCAGCTCTGGGCCCAAGACCGGATCGAGAAGGAAAAGACCGCCCAGCAGCGCCGGCTTGCGCAGCAGAACCGCTGA
- a CDS encoding trypsin-like peptidase domain-containing protein, which translates to MQELEQQPLWSSSTPASPPPMPPAAPPAQPRTSVWKPLGIGLLIGTLLIGAPIGGITGGVAGSFLASRAAAGRASTIAVPNPVQVQAVAVAPNSDLTAIYERAVKSVVQVNARGGRGGGIGSGFVIDHEGRILTNNHVIDGASRITVRFNDGTEIEARVLGRDPAGDLALLQARVPAEVPPLPLADSDLVKPGEVAVAIGSPQGLGYSITAGIVSGIDRTAGSGSGRPLSGLIQTDAAINPGNSGGPLLNGRGEVIGITTLGSTGVQNIGFAVPINAAKRILPRLIAGEVIQHAWLGITAATAQPNSSGVEIAEVIAGSPAARAGLSRGDIITSVAGKPVRDVNELRRVLEEQRVGQTVTVEFTRGGRPQSAQVTLQAWPTTS; encoded by the coding sequence ATGCAGGAGCTGGAACAGCAACCACTCTGGAGCAGCAGCACGCCGGCATCGCCGCCGCCGATGCCGCCGGCAGCACCGCCAGCCCAGCCACGGACGAGTGTCTGGAAACCGCTTGGCATCGGGCTCCTGATCGGAACCCTTCTGATCGGCGCGCCAATCGGCGGCATCACTGGAGGAGTAGCAGGCAGCTTCCTCGCCTCGCGGGCCGCAGCCGGCCGAGCGAGCACTATTGCCGTGCCCAATCCGGTGCAGGTGCAGGCGGTCGCCGTCGCCCCCAATTCCGATCTCACCGCCATCTACGAGCGCGCCGTCAAGTCGGTCGTTCAGGTGAATGCGCGCGGCGGACGCGGCGGCGGGATCGGGTCCGGCTTCGTTATCGACCACGAGGGCCGCATCCTGACCAACAACCATGTCATCGACGGCGCAAGCCGGATTACCGTCCGCTTCAATGACGGCACCGAGATCGAGGCGCGCGTTCTCGGGCGCGACCCGGCCGGCGATTTGGCGCTTCTTCAGGCGCGCGTGCCGGCAGAAGTGCCGCCGCTGCCGCTCGCCGACTCCGATCTCGTCAAGCCGGGTGAAGTCGCTGTCGCGATCGGCAGTCCGCAAGGCCTTGGCTATTCGATCACGGCGGGGATCGTCTCTGGCATCGACCGCACCGCCGGCTCCGGCAGCGGGCGACCGCTGAGCGGTCTGATCCAGACCGACGCCGCGATCAATCCCGGCAACTCTGGCGGTCCGCTCTTGAACGGCCGCGGCGAAGTGATCGGCATCACCACGCTCGGCAGCACCGGCGTTCAGAACATCGGCTTCGCTGTCCCGATCAATGCCGCAAAGCGCATTCTTCCGCGGCTGATCGCCGGGGAGGTGATCCAGCACGCCTGGCTCGGCATCACCGCGGCGACGGCGCAGCCAAACAGCAGCGGGGTCGAAATCGCAGAGGTGATCGCCGGCTCGCCCGCTGCACGCGCCGGCCTCAGCCGCGGCGACATCATCACCTCCGTCGCGGGCAAGCCGGTGCGCGATGTCAATGAACTGCGCAGGGTGCTGGAAGAGCAGCGGGTCGGCCAGACGGTCACCGTCGAGTTCACGCGCGGGGGGCGACCACAGTCAGCGCAAGTGACGCTCCAAGCGTGGCCGACGACCTCCTAG